The region GCCAATGAGTATGCATGTTGCTAATGGTCGTTGGGTTGTTTGGTTAAGTTTTTTAGTCGCAATGTTATTTCAAATCATGCCTTTACCAGATATTGTCGAAGATTGGCGTCCTGATTGGCTCCTGCTTGTGATTATCTATTGGGCGATGGCATTGCCACACAGATACAATATTCTATCGGCTTGGATCTTAGGCGTCATGCTGGATATTATGTTGGGTGCTCATTTGGGGATCAGAGCGCTATCAATGTCGTTAATTATCTATGTTGTCGTGCTGCATTTTCAACGATTACGAAACTTTCCCATGTGGCAGCAGTCACTAATGATAGCGAGTTTGATCTGTTTACATCATTTAGTGATTTTTTGGGTTCAATTTATCGTAGGCACAGCTAAATTTGACGTAAGTCTGTTTTTACCTGCGATTTCCAGCTTGATTATCTGGCCTTGGGTGTTTTGGATTTTACGCCGTATACGGCGTTTATATAAGGTAAGATGATGCAATCAAGTCAATTAATACTGGCCTCGGCTTCTCCGCGTAGAAAAGAGTTACTGGCTCAGTTGGGGTTCTCACAACCCGGTTTTAGCTTCCTCACTTTACCTGCAGATATTGATGAAACGCATCAGTTAGCCGAGTCTCCTCAGGCTTTTGTTGTGCGTCTCGCAGTTGAAAAAGCACAGGCCGGATTATCATTATTCAATGCCGATGTTTATATTAATAATAAACCTTCGCACACCGTGGTTTTAGGCTCAGATACTATTGTCGTGTTAGGTGCTAAAATTTTAGGTAAGCCCAAAAATGAAGCTGATGCTCTGAATATATTATCTGAATTATCAGGTCATATGCATTCGGTCATCACAGCGGTTGCATTAATTGATAGTGAGCGAATATTAACCCGTCTAGTTGAAACTAAAGTGCAGTTTTGCCGCTTATCCCAAGCCGATATTTTAGCTTACATTGCTACGGGTGAGCCAATGGATAAAGCAGGGGCCTACGGTATACAAGCATTAGGTGGTAGCTTTGTTGAGCGTATTGAGGGGAGCTATTCCGCTGTTGTCGGTTTACCTATGGTTGAAACTCGCCAATTACTGCGTGAAATGAAGATTTTATAATATTAAGTCGAGTCTGACTCATTTGGGCTGTATTGTTGATGTTTACCACCAAACTGTGGTTAGTGCTTAGCCCCTAAAAGAATAATAGCGAGTGAATAGTTATGAGTCGCACCGTCAGAAATAGAGTGCAGCCAAAAATTGGTTCTGAATTATTGATCAATGTTACGCCTACTGAGGCCAGAGTTGCATTAATAGAGCATGGTGTGTTGCAAGAAGTCCATATTGAACGACGGATGAAGCGTGGTTTAGTGGGCAATATTTATAAAGGTAAAGTCAGTCGAGTGTTACCGGGTATGCAAGCAGCATTTGTTGATATTGGATTAGATAAAGCGGCTTTTTTACATGCATCCGATATCGTGCCTCACACCGAATGTGTCGCCGAAGGTGAGAAAGGTCATTTTATTGTACGTGCTATTAGTGAGTTGGTCCGTCAGGGTCAAGACATTATGGTGCAAGTGGTCAAGGACCCATTGGGGACTAAAGGTGCGCGTTTAACCACGGATATTACACTTCCCTC is a window of Shewanella sp. VB17 DNA encoding:
- the mreD gene encoding rod shape-determining protein MreD, with the translated sequence MSMHVANGRWVVWLSFLVAMLFQIMPLPDIVEDWRPDWLLLVIIYWAMALPHRYNILSAWILGVMLDIMLGAHLGIRALSMSLIIYVVVLHFQRLRNFPMWQQSLMIASLICLHHLVIFWVQFIVGTAKFDVSLFLPAISSLIIWPWVFWILRRIRRLYKVR
- a CDS encoding nucleoside triphosphate pyrophosphatase, which codes for MMQSSQLILASASPRRKELLAQLGFSQPGFSFLTLPADIDETHQLAESPQAFVVRLAVEKAQAGLSLFNADVYINNKPSHTVVLGSDTIVVLGAKILGKPKNEADALNILSELSGHMHSVITAVALIDSERILTRLVETKVQFCRLSQADILAYIATGEPMDKAGAYGIQALGGSFVERIEGSYSAVVGLPMVETRQLLREMKIL